The Vairimorpha necatrix chromosome 11, complete sequence genome window below encodes:
- a CDS encoding synaptobrevin YKT6-like protein: MPLYSIVVTNIHTDEVTEKHFHLSEFSFFQRKPIREYIMMISKEVTSRLQSYDFQVFEQKFNELSILVFVKVYNEYAYISCGKDYPVNIANKFLSECKDCRDFEKLLKEFQDPKSHDILDKIQRDLKETREISVKTLNSLLERNEKLEDLVKRSSELSVSSKIFYKAAHKRNKCC; this comes from the coding sequence ATGCCATTATATTCTATCGTAGTAACAAACATTCATACAGATGAAGTAACAGAAAAACACTTTCATCTATCagaattttctttttttcagAGAAAACCAATTAGAGAATATATAATGATGATATCTAAGGAAGTTACATCTAGATTACAATCATATGATTTTCAAGTTTTtgaacaaaaatttaatgaattatctattttagtttttgtTAAAGTTTACAATGAATATGCTTATATTAGTTGTGGTAAAGATTACCCAGTTAATATTgctaataaatttttaagtgaGTGTAAAGATTGTCGTGATTTTGAGAAATTGCTTAAAGAATTTCAAGATCCAAAGAGTCATGACATTTTGGACAAAATTCAAAgagatttaaaagaaacaagAGAAATTTCAGTGAAAACTCTTAACAGTTTATTAGAGAGAAATGAGAAACTAGAAGATTTAGTTAAAAGGAGTTCTGAGTTATCAGTGAGTTctaagatattttataaagctGCACATAAAAGGAATAAATGTTGTTAA
- a CDS encoding DNA mismatch repair protein MSH2, with protein MKEESNFEVFRYENKENGYYVKPPYTKWIEGSSDKETKIQITDLETIIQNLLLTKNCKVEEYKDGVLVKQGYPGNWMDFTDLCLDHRLPPSLCSVKISKSHVEICFIRTTESTFYTCSIEDDDVYSNLYAVLSEINAFEIIYDDKNLVSLESTGIITHLCEKANSAIDLLKKFLKVEVADIKTYVRPNICIVDYNTLEALDIYSKEKCILDQFQCYTVQGKRLLLQFFKQPLRNKEEIEARLNIIEKIRMLDLEILREFPDILKITKKISKISLLEILKLHQVVGKIPNLLDKINYSSLQSDFYIPLTNINSRVIMEDIEKVIDIKKSQRNIVVFNTVQKNEGDLSLQIISELYKSLDKINAECNSEYRKLLDICDKIKYEEGDDNFRITRIEYKKAENALQRCNILIINILKSGVNFTTKRMSELTLEKNNVKESINKETCHILNELRLKMKTYVNELEVLNYIVALLDVFHAIGKKSKDFGYTRPTFINPKTNKDSNIVDDDVFIEIKGGIHPLLEDKDCISNDIYLNKKRLCVITGPNMGGKSTYLKMIGVISILAQVGCYVPAKYARLPIFDGVYIRIGANDCTYKGSSTFMVEMKDISRICRMSTEESLILIDELGRGTSEIDGISIAKAVKDYLHEKRCITLFATHFPELCDDRSLNMKASFDQLILNYKIVEGICDTSWGLNVAKMVGFPESVIEDIEKGLEQ; from the coding sequence ATGAAAGAAGAAAGCAACTTTGAAGTATTCagatatgaaaataaagagaATGGTTATTATGTGAAACCACCTTACACAAAATGGATAGAGGGAAGCAGTGacaaagaaacaaaaatacaGATCACAGATCTTGAGACAAtcattcaaaatttattacttacaaaaaattgtaaagtcgaagaatataaagatGGTGTCTTAGTAAAACAAGGTTACCCAGGAAATTGGATGGACTTTACAGATCTTTGTCTTGACCACAGACTACCGCCGTCTTTATGCAgtgtaaaaatatcaaagaGTCATGTggaaatttgttttattagaaCAACGGAATCAACTTTTTATACATGTTCTATAGAAGATGATGACGTATACAGCAATTTATACGCAGTTTTATCAGAAATCAATGCatttgaaataatttatgatgataaaaatcttGTATCATTAGAAAGTACGGGGATTATAACACACTTATGTGAAAAGGCCAATAGTGctatagatttattaaagaaatttctGAAGGTAGAAGTAGCAGACATTAAGACATATGTTAGACCAAATATATGTATAGTAGATTATAATACATTGGAGGCTCTTGACATTTATTCCAAGGAGAAATGTATACTCGATCAATTCCAATGTTACACCGTCCAAGGCAAAAGATTATTATTGCAATTTTTCAAACAGCCTTTACGcaataaagaagaaatagaaGCACGCCTAAATATCATTGAAAAAATCAGAATGCtagatttagaaatattaagaGAGTTTCcagatattttaaaaattacgaaaaaaatatcaaagatttctcttttagaaatattgaAATTGCACCAAGTAGTTGGTAAAATACCGAATTTATTAGATAAAATCAATTATTCTTCTTTACAGAgtgatttttatattccgCTTACTAATATTAATTCGAGAGTTATTATGGAAGATATTGAAAAAGTAATAGACATAAAGAAATCCCAGAGAAATATTGTCGTATTTAATACAGTGCAAAAAAACGAGGGAGATCTAAgtttacaaataatttctGAACTATACAAATCTCTTGATAAGATCAATGCAGAATGTAATTctgaatatagaaaattattgGATATCTGtgataaaatcaaatatgaAGAAGGAGACGATAATTTCAGAATTACAAGaatagaatataaaaaggcAGAAAATGCATTACAAAGATgcaatattttaattattaatattttgaaaagtGGTGTAAACTTCACAACCAAGAGAATGTCAGAATTGACTTTAGAAAAGAATAATGTAAAGGAAAGTATTAACAAAGAAACTTGTCATATATTAAATGAGTTGAGATTGAAAATGAAGACATATGTGAATGAGTTGGAGGTATTGAATTATATAGTAGCCTTATTAGATGTATTTCATGCCATTGGTAAGAAAAGTAAAGATTTTGGATACACACGACCAACATTCATAAATCCTAAGACGAACAAAGATTCAAATATTGTCGACGATGACGTATTTATAGAGATTAAAGGGGGTATTCATCCATTACTAGAAGATAAGGATTGTATATCAAATGATATTTacctaaataaaaaaaggctGTGTGTCATAACGGGACCTAATATGGGCGGGAAAAGTACATATCTTAAAATGATAGGGGTTATTTCTATCCTGGCTCAAGTTGGCTGTTATGTCCCCGCGAAATATGCTCGCCTTCCCATTTTTGATGGTGTTTACATAAGAATTGGAGCCAATGACTGTACTTATAAAGGATCTTCTACATTCATGGTAGAAATGAAGGATATTTCTAGGATATGTAGAATGTCCACAGAAGAATCATTGATTCTTATTGATGAGCTCGGACGAGGGACTTCAGAAATAGATGGAATTAGTATAGCAAAAGCAGTGAAAGATTATCTACACGAAAAGAGGTGTATAACATTATTTGCTACCCATTTCCCCGAATTGTGTGATGATAGAtctttaaatatgaaaGCTTCATTCGATCAATTAATTctaaattacaaaatagTGGAAGGAATTTGCGATACATCCTGGGGGTTGAATGTGGCCAAAATGGTAGGATTTCCAGAGTCAGTCATCGAAGATATAGAAAAAGGACTAGAGCAATGA